In Methanophagales archaeon, the sequence AAGGAGGAGAATAATAGAAACAACCTTCGTCTGTTGCCCCCCCTCTCCAGAACCAGAAGGTTGTCTCCTCCGTCATTATTCGCCACCTCGACACCTCATTCAGCCTCTATGCGAGGAGCGAGCAAGTAGATGGCCTTTCCGTTGCCGTCAGCGATCTCAAACTCGATTTTCAGCGGATGGTCAGTGCTTATGAATAGTGTGAGTGTTTCAGCGGAAGCGAAGCCTTTAGCCATCGCCGTGAGGTATTCAAGCGAGAACAGAGAGCGACAGTCACTACCGCTTAAATGTATGAGCTCGTCCTTGTGCAGTGAGAACTTCATCGTTTCCATCTCACCCTCTGCCTCAACGAAGAAAACATTGTTTTGGACGCCAATCGCAGCTGTGGTGCTGATTTTCTCTGCTGCCTTTAGAACTTTCTTGAGGTCGTCAGCATCTACAACAACTCTTGTTGAGAACTCAAGCTCTGGTATTTTCGGCTCAGCTCGCAGTGATGATGGGTCTAAGAGCGTGAGCGTGTAAGCGTAGGCGGATGATTGTAGTGTCATCTTGTCATCGTCTATGTTGATGGACACATCGCCAACAGCGAAGCGTAGAACCTCTCGCAGTTTGTCAAAAGGAGCGCCTATGACTTTCTCGCCTTCTGCTCCACCTTCGGCGTTGTATTCGTCGAACGCATCTCGCTTTAACTCTAAATCAACCAAAGCGACGTTCGCAGGGTCAACAGCACGCACTTTCCACCCTTCATCGCTTATCTTCAGGCGAGCCTCGTCAACGACTGCAAGGATTGCATCTACACATTCCCTTAAGGTGGATGAATCTATTCTGAACATTCTGAACACCTATTACTTTCCCACTCAGCATCCGCATCTACTCCAAAACCACTTCTCCAGTTCCAACACCAATCCAATACTTTTGAAATCTCTCGCTCTAATCTTCGCAAATGAGCGTAATATCTGCACAACTCTCCTAAAGCTCCCTTGATGTGGTGGTCTTGGGCTTCGATTTCTCTTCGAATATCTTCCTTTAGTGTCTCGCTTAGCTTCCATCCTCTCACTTGGCAATCACTCTCAAACTGCTCCAAAAGCCTCTTTGTTTTCTGGTGGCTTCTCAGCTTTGCGTATGTCCAAATCCAATGCTCGTATGCGTACTGAAACTCTTTTGCTAAGCGAATGAGTGCTATTGCACGCACATCTCCAAATTCTTCACCACTCATACCACATCACCTCCTTCATTTTTCTCATCACCTTCTTCAGCAAACAAAGACAACTCCACATAAGCAGTACTTTTTGCCAGTCTGGTCTTCGCTTGAACATACGCTGCATCCTTTGGTAGAAGGATAAGGTCGCTATGAGTGAGTGTTTTTTCTATGATTGTTTGCTTCTGTGCATCACACACTCTAACTGAAATTTCTTCACCTACGGCAGTGTTCCGAATGCCTACATAACATCGCACAGGTGTGTCGGGAAGGCGCGGAAGTAAGTGATAGGTTGTGTAAGATTCTGGATCTGGTGTGATCTGTATGGTGGCGAACCTCACCCACTTACTCACTTTCCCCTCCTGTCTTGTTTCTCGTCGCTCTTTCCGCTCTTGCTGCTCTCTCTGCTCTCTCCTTCTCTCTATCTCTTCCAAAGCCCAGAGTGCTGTTGAAATCTCGCACAATCTCTCGTTAATTGCTTTCAGCGTATAGTTGAGCTCGCTCAATACATCCAAAAGTCGTACAAAGTTCAGCTCATTCATACGTCATCACCTCTATTTTAGTCTATGAGCAATTTTTGCCTCCAATTGCAACACCAGCAAAAACAATATCAGAGATACAAGAAACAGGGCGAGTTTCTGCCAAAAGGTCTCCGGGTGCAGAAGGAGCCATAGAATTACTCCTGGAATTAGAGGCACCACTACTAGTAGCACAGCGAGCACTGCCGCAGTTACTATGTCGAATCTCACGCTCCAACACCCCCTCGAATCATCACTTTTTCTACTTTTCTCCTCAACAACACTTCCCACAACGCCGCAATTAGTGCATAAATCATCTCATCACTCCTCAAAGTACGCTTTTCTACGAGCCAACCTTCGTCGGTGGATGTTAGAAGTGGTATGATTTCGTTTTCCTTTCTGATTACGAATTTTGTCTGCGAGCTTTCTTTTAGACACTCTATCTGCTTTCCCATCTCTCGCAGTTTTAAGTTCATCTCTATGCTCATACGGAAAATGTCGGTGAGGTCTTGGCTGAACTCTTCATCCAATCCGAAGACTTCTCGGGCAGCTTCTGCGAGTCTGCGTGCAAACTCTCGGAGTTTTTCCTCTGTTATGGTTTGTTGTTCCATACACATCACCTCAGAAAAGGAGCTCATCAAGCTCTATGTTCTCACGCAAGACTGGACAGCCTAAGCGCTCGCACTCGCTGAAAACCGAGCAGCCTATGTCCTTACACGCTGAGCGAGGGTACAGCAACGGGCAATTCTTGCACTGCTCAAACAGAGGGCAGTTCTTACAATCATGCTTGATAGTGGGTGTATCAGACATTTTAATCATCCCTTCCTCACTCGCTTCCGCTTCTTTCATCTCTTCCACCCCCATCACCCCCATGCTCTTTGATGTGCTTATCAAACGCCTCAATCGCAGAGCCCAAAGCTTCAAGGCTGAATCCATCTATTTTCGCTGGAACCCTCCTCTCCAGAGGAGGGTTGTTTACTCATCTTATGCGAATGTTTCTTGGCCGCCCCCCCACTTCATCGAACAGCACTTCTCGGACATAGATGCGCTTTATCCCTCTCCTTTCCGCTTCTTCCAAAACTGTAAGAACTTGTTTTCCACTTGTGTTCCACCGGAAGCGATTACCTTTCACGTCTTGGCACTCCATCACTGCGTAGAAACCTCCATCCTGAAACTGTGACATACGAATCTGCCAGTTCTCTATGAAGAAAGGTGCTCTTGCACGAACCTCTTGGACTGGCAGTGATTCGAGGCTCAAGTCTATGGTCAACTCACTCGCTGCGACAGTGCCATCACCAAAGTCTTCAGGTCGCTCAATCTGCACAGTTCTACCACTCTGAAGTCTCTTTTCTATGACTTCGTGACAGTTCGGGCATATCAGTGCGTTGCCCTGCTCCTCTGGAATTACGAACTTCATGCAGTGCGGACAACGCCTCCCCCCAAAGCCCTCTAAACCCCCTTCCTCACTCATCTCCTCTCACCTTCATCAAATCCCTGCACAGGAGATGCGTGTAAAGCAATTCTTTACTCAATTTCTCCACCTGCTCCTCAACATCGCAGATTGATTGCTTCACATACGCATAATCGTCTGCGTTCACCGCATGTTTCGCTCTTTGGACTTCTTCTGCAAGAACATCTGTGATTCTTCTCACACTCTTTATCTGCCTCTCTATTGACGCTACTAACTCCCTAAACTCCCCCTCTTCCCTACTCATTCGCAACAACCTCCTTAAACTCTTCTTTTTCCTCGCTCATCCTCCACATTCTCACCTCTCTTTTGTTATTTCACTCTCAAGCTCGTCCAGAAACTTGAGAATTCGTTCGGCTCTTGCGAGGCGTTTGCGAGCTGCGAGTCTTGAGGTCTCTTGCATCAGACGCAGCGCTTCTATGTATTCGATTTTTTTATCAACGCTATCTATGCTCTGGACTTTTTTTCTGATGCTGTCAAGCGTTCTCTGCAATCTCCGCTCCCACGAGAGGTCTCCAAAATCTTCAACCCCTATCTGCGCATCGCCCCCCATTTTCATCACCCTACATCATTCTTTTAAGGGGTATTTAAGCTTTTCTATTTTTGTCGAAGCGGAGAAAAGCGAAAAGGGTATATATGTGATAAAGTAATGGTAAAGTGGGAGGTGGTGGTGTGAGTGGAAGGTCGTGCAGATGCTGCGCAGATGGAAGATCCAGCGAAGGCTGTGAGGAGGAGACATCTTGAAGAAGAGATTGAAGGGGTAAGAAGGCGTAAGACTCTTTACACAGCGGTCTCAGTGTTCTGTTTGATACTCTTTGGAGTTGCGCTGATACCTATAGCAGCAGAGTTCTCGGAGTTCGGTACATTAGTGAGTTCTGAAGCGTTTGCTTCGTTGGCTGGCGCGGTTGTTGCAGTAGTGCTGGCAATGGTCACCGCTTATCTGAGTGAGAGAGAGAAGAAGAGGATAAGGGAGCTAGAGATTGAGAGAGCTAGGCTAGAGTAGCGAGTGAGCTGAAACACTCACAATTTTTATTTTTTCCTTTTTCTCCTTTTTCTGAGGTGAGAAAAATGGGTGTGTGTGAAGGCGAGGATGAGAAAATAATGGCTTTCTCGCTGAATGTTTTTGCTGGTGAGAGTGTGCTCACATCACCCCTGCTTGTCCCATTTGACAGCAAATTTGTGCGGGTTGATGTGAGAGTTAAAGGTGCAATTATGGTAGGAGTTGCTTGCGTTGCTGAAGATGGCGAGATCGAGACTAAAGTATTTGGCGAAGGCGAGCACACCTTCTTCATGAGAAGAGAAGAAATAAAAGAGGTTTTTGTGCAAGCGATGGGTCAAAGAGCAGGTGTAGGACACGTCAGCATCTCTCTCGCACCTGAAGACGGCGTAAATATTTTGGAGAAAGCTTTAGAGAAAGGTTGTGCATTTTGAGCCTTTCGGCCCAAAATGCTTCGTGCGATGGAATCTTTTGTCCATCGCACAGGGTGCAACCCCACACCCTCTATCCCGTCCGCCTCAAAGGCTTTCGGGACTGCTTGCGATGCCAGCTGCGTGCTTCTGCCATCGGCAGGCTTGCCGGCAATCGCCGACGCCCCCCCTTCGAGGATATGATTTGAGCATATATAAAATAGTTGGTTGAAAATTAGATACCATATAGAGGAGATGGAGGAGAGACGTGAGATAATGCTCTTCGTCTTCTTTGCAGATAAGACACCTCGCTCAGACATCCACATAAATTTTCCGCAAGGGTGCCACAAGCTTCAGCTTGTGGAGGAATTGCGGAAGCATAAGTTCATCGCCGCAACGATGTCGGCATCTTCCTCGAAGCCGCACCTAATACATCTGAATCTTCTTCCTTCTCTGTTCTTCGGACTGACATGATGACACTTAGGACACTCCTGCGATGTATGGTGGGCTTTCTTCACCTGAGCTGCAATTCCTTCCCACAAGGCTTTTTCCATGATCGTTGAATGAACCATCTCATAAGGAGTTATGGCGTAAACGTGTGGCAGTCTTTTTAGCTTTCTCTTCAGACCTTTCAGGTCTTCTAGTATGATGACAGGCTTCTCGAACTGTTTGGCGAACTCTATCACCTGATTCGCTGCGTGGCGAACATAATCTCTGACGAACTTAGACTCGTTGTATGTGAACTTCTTCGAGCCAAGCTTTTGCTTCAGCCTCCGATGCTCAACACCCTTCCTGTGCGCCTCAAGAACAGGTTTTCCTGAGGTTTGTAACACCTTACCGTTGCAATAGGCAGTGACCAAGTTTATAACACCTATATCAACTCCAACAGCATTCTTAGGCTCGTAGTCTATTTTGACATTTTTCGTTAGCGTGATCAACAGTCTGTAGTCTGGAAAGAGTAGCGAGTCTGAGATTTTGTGTCTGACTAGCTCGGAGAGTTTGCCTCCTAACTCACCATCATGAATTAAGATTTCTTCTTTTCTGAAGCTGTTACCATTAGGTAGACTTATTCTTGCCTTTAAACCATCATCGAATACTAAGTAGAACAGATGGTTCTCTCCATAGGTAAGTCTTACGGGAAAATCATCAGCATCAATTTTGGGGATATGTCTTGCCTTATAGCTACCTTTGAAAGTCTGAGCGACGAGCTTCATTCCTTGTATAATAACTTCTGAAGGTAGTCTATAGTTCTCTCTACAGAGGCTATACATTAGCTTTTGGAGCTCTCGGTAATCAGCAATTCCTGTTCTTTTGCAGCATTCTGCGAGGAAGGAAATTAAGCGTCTGTACTCGCTGAAAAGCTTATCAATCTTCTCCGCCTGCTCCTCGCTCGGCTTGAGTCTGACGGGAATTACTCTTCTCAACTTCACGAATCCTCACCTTGTAATAACACACAGGACAGGTAGCGTAGTACTTCGACCTGCCTTTATAGTCCCACTCGTGCCCGCAATGCTGACACTTCAACCTCATGTTAGTAAGTAGGTGGATAGTATTTAAATAGCTTGCTTCTAATATAGTAAGGGGCCGCGGTCAACCGGCCTCATGTCTTCGGCGTGCAGACGACGCTCCTGGAGGGGATGAGAGCGGTTCGGTGCGGCGCTTGGCCGTGGGTGACCGCACGAGCCTAACCAACCCTGAGGAGCGTGAGCGAACACGGCCGAAGCGCACAGCGAGCGCACGCCGAGGACTACAAGCCACCTGCTTTAGCAGGTGGTAGTTGACAATTTTGCGATTAAGTATAATTTGTTTATGTACTACGATGTGCACACAAATCTTGTCATTTTGTCTGATGAGCTCTTGCTTAGAAAGCGATGGGGTGAAGAAGAAGATAGATGAGTGTGGAGGGGGTGAGTAGTGAGATGATGATTTTCACAGCTCAAGATGTTCGTGAGCTGCTGCTGCGAGAGGCTAAAAACCTCAAAGAAGTGCAAGAGCTCTTACAGTTCGCTGATGATGGTGGTGGCGGCGATGATGAGTGTGAGTTTGAGGAAGAGCTCATTGAAGAGATAAGGGCAAGAGAGAGATTACAGTGGAGAATTGTGCAAGGACTGAGAGATTTGCTTATCTTTTTGGAGAAGTTTGATGCGGTGGTTGTCGTAATTTCTGATTTCACTTCAACGAGAGGAGAGTAAACCATGAAGCCACCCCTCATAAAGTATGTACACCACATCCTTTAACTCATCCCTCAAGAATTCATCTGATAAGGGGATCTTGTGTTTCCCTTCCAACTCACATAAGATTATATTCGCCACCTGCACCATTTTCTTCAAGTCAAAAACATCCTGTGCTGTGATTATATTTTGGAGTAGAAAGGTCTTTATCTTTCGCAAAGCTAAATACTCAGGATGTGGAAATACTTTTAGAGATTGTATAGGAAGATATGCCAGTGGTGTTATAAAATATTTGGAATATTTTAATTTGTTATAGCTAAGAGTACGTAAAACTCCTCTTACCTCTCTCAAATTCCTTTTTAGATTATTTGTTATTACAGAGTGGCCTACCCTTTCAATGCTCCATTTGCGCAGCGGATTCTCCTTTACTGCATAATATTCCTCAAAAAGGGTTTGA encodes:
- a CDS encoding DNA polymerase sliding clamp, translated to MFRMFRIDSSTLRECVDAILAVVDEARLKISDEGWKVRAVDPANVALVDLELKRDAFDEYNAEGGAEGEKVIGAPFDKLREVLRFAVGDVSINIDDDKMTLQSSAYAYTLTLLDPSSLRAEPKIPELEFSTRVVVDADDLKKVLKAAEKISTTAAIGVQNNVFFVEAEGEMETMKFSLHKDELIHLSGSDCRSLFSLEYLTAMAKGFASAETLTLFISTDHPLKIEFEIADGNGKAIYLLAPRIEAE
- a CDS encoding transposase — its product is MKLRRVIPVRLKPSEEQAEKIDKLFSEYRRLISFLAECCKRTGIADYRELQKLMYSLCRENYRLPSEVIIQGMKLVAQTFKGSYKARHIPKIDADDFPVRLTYGENHLFYLVFDDGLKARISLPNGNSFRKEEILIHDGELGGKLSELVRHKISDSLLFPDYRLLITLTKNVKIDYEPKNAVGVDIGVINLVTAYCNGKVLQTSGKPVLEAHRKGVEHRRLKQKLGSKKFTYNESKFVRDYVRHAANQVIEFAKQFEKPVIILEDLKGLKRKLKRLPHVYAITPYEMVHSTIMEKALWEGIAAQVKKAHHTSQECPKCHHVSPKNREGRRFRCIRCGFEEDADIVAAMNLCFRNSSTS